TAACAAGAGTGTggaaaataatactatCAATTCTGCtgctaatactataaataatatgaataGTATGATGACTGAAAAGTATTATAAGATTGAGGGTACGGGATTGGTAGAGGTGATTGATGTGGACAGGTTATTATTCCAGCTACTCATCTCACTGCACCACAATCACAACACAAACCTCAATTTCATTCTCTTTCTACTACACTCTTATACTCAGaatactgttaacactgttaagTGTGTAAACACTGTAGAGAGTTTGGAGAATGTGGATAGCGTAAAGAGTGTGGAGAATGTGTGTAATGAAGAACCATCAACAGAAGCACCAGAATTGTGTATGTATGAGAGTAATGTGATAATATATGTAAagatatttaaattaatatataatcCAAAGTATGGTTACttttttcaatattatctgcgtaaaatgatgaaaattataaactcTCAGGTGTACGATAGGAGTACTCAAAATTACCTCAAAAACACCGTAACCAAACTGTTAAACAAGTTTAATTCTGAAATTATTGATcataacatttattataataagaAATATTTCCTTCTACAGACTCTACAATCACTCAGCAGCAACGTGACTGAGGAAAATGTTGTTGAAGTTGTTTCTGTACCTGaagtgtataaatattgttaCAATGTGTTGATATATTACATGAATAATTTGtcatataaaattgatgaCATTATTATCCTCAccattaatattatcattcACATTTACACTCATAATTTACTCAACTGCAGCAATCTAAATGTGGaaaatattactaattCTGCTGCTTCTGTTGCTGCAGTAACTGCTGCTGTAgaggaaaataattctgtaaaaaatgttgCAGTAGTTGCTGCTGCTAATACTGAAAAAAATGTTAGAGAGATGTGTTTGGAGGTGATGGAGAGATATTTGATGAATAATATGCATATAAAGATAACATTGTATACAATGTACAAGTTGATGAGGGAGTTTGATATCAAAATTGACAGCATAGACATGAcagaaataaaatacaccAGGAATAAAAAAATCGAAAAATCAATCTACAACAACATATTTAACAGGTCAAATATTGATTTTCGATACtttgttttatatttaattcagAATATTAGTCCCACATGCCCTAGGAGGAAGTTGTACCAATTACTCGATTTAGCACTCATTTACATACCCTCactattaaaatacatCATCATACATATTcttaatgattttattcTCAGTAACACATGTAACTCTCCTAATCATTATCAAAATCTTTTTGATCCCGTAGAAAATCTTTTTGCTCCTGATGTTCCTGCTCCTATTGCTGCTGAGGAAAATGATGTTGCTTCAGGgatatataatttggtaGAAAAGTTGAATGGcatattattgtataatatagaGAATGAGGATAAGGATTACTTATCACTAGAAATTCTCTATTACCTTTTAGACTACATCAACTCCACCACCACACACACAGTTACCCCATACTCTACACACTCTACAcattctacacattctaTACATTCTATACACACAGTTGACAAAGTAAACACAGTAAACAAGAATGTAAACTCGGAAAGAAGTGTGAATAAAGAGTTGATGAGAATTTACAGTGTGATAATGAGTAGTATGAACGTGGAGCGTTTGTTTAAGTGTtcttactatataaaatcCTATACAAGGACTATTCACATAATTAACAGCATCACCTCTGTTAACCTTGTTAATTATACGTTATATGATGATTATCTCGTGGATATTACACATAAATACCCAATCAGCATTTGTAAACCCGTGACATCACAGGATTACCTACACATTCTCGCACAATGTTATTTACATCTAGGGAATCATATtctttacaattatttgaaCACAGTTGATAGTAAGTTGGGCGATTTAACACTGTGGCAACTACACACTATGGATACTACTGTTAATACTACCGAGGCAAATGCTGCTTCTACTAATTCTTCTGCTATAGTTGGTAATACAATGAGTATGTCGgagagtataaaattattatatgtatCGATACGTGAgaataatatgaataattaCGTTAAATACATACAAAACTTATCCACACTCAATCTTACCcaatatttacacagtttgTATACTCGTAATAAGATTGATACAGATGACATACTGTGTAGTCTGGTGACTAGGAGTAAGAAATTGAGATCGGATAATGTGATTGAGATATATAAAGTGTACAAGAAGTGGGATGAAAAAAATGCAGTAAATTATATCCTTCGGTTATTCAATTTACGCATGTAcaataacataatttacaatgAAGTAAATGATCATCAGCTGTATCAGTTTATAAAAGAGAATTTAACGCATGAAATTCAGAATTCCGGAGATTTTTACTACTTTAAACTCTTTAACTCTTTTTTACAACAAGCCTACATCACATATCATAACCTACTCATTCCTACTTtcaatagtgttaataatattcataGTGTAAATggtgtaaatagtgttaataatgTGGATATGGTACAAATTGCTGAGGAAAACAGTGTAAAAATTGGTGGGATAGAGATAGAAATGTTATTAATGAAGTATTATTGTGGActggataataatttgcAATGTGTGATAgtgaataatattttaagattACTAAGTGTCAGTAGTAATTACAAGTTGTATTACTTGTACTCCAACTACCTGTACCAACTTATCATTAATAAACTTGTCAACTCACACACCATCACACTCAATCCCAATCACAACACCGATGATAACACCATCAATCTCatacaaattaatactatactcaGTAGTACCAGTGTGGTGAAGGatactgtaaatagtgtgaatagtgGTAATAGTGTGGTAAAGGATAGTCGTAGTGTAATGGGAGTGGATGGTATAATTGGTATAACTAACTTATATGATTACTCCAATCTATTACTACATACTCTTAATATACACTTTCTCACTCTGTTACATTATTCTACTAATGCTACAGATGATGCAGTTAGGAAAATTAGAGAGGAAAATAAACCTAATATTGCTGCAGATGATGCTGCGTTTGCAAGCACCGATACGAAAGAATACTCAATAGAGAGTATAATGATaagaataatatatataataataagatATAGTCGTGAGGGAAATGTGGAGTTGGAGCGAAACGTGATATTATCCGAGGAGTTGGTCACCTTCTTCTACAAACAAATGTTCACAATATTCAATCATtacattaataaaataccaaTCCTCTTTTATTACATTGTTATTAATCAATTAATCGGGTCAACCGTTCACaaattactaaataatattagtatcACGGTACTGAGTAAACTGCTGCAAAAGTATCCTAATGTAGTGTTATGGTATATAACATACTTTAAAtactctaaaaataatactcTCAACAGTATTTACACCAAGATTACCAATACTGGGAACACTGGGAACACTGTTAAAATTTCTGCTGTGAGTAGATTATCAGAGGTGATCGTGAGATACAATGTGTTGTACAACgaattatacaaattgtCACTAAACAATACGAAACAAAACGATGAACTAAAGTATTTACAAAATCTCAAACAGTTCTTCTCACACACACTTTCACAGAGTACTGGGGGTACTGTAGGTGTGGTGGACATGAGTAAAGGGGTGGACTGCGGGATATTATTGCCTAACTATGAGATATTGTTGTTTAgtaacatttattataatgtGAATAAGGAATACATTACTAACATTCTAGACCAAATTATCACCCTCAAATCCAAACAAAAACCCAAAATCATCACATTCATCACTAATCTACAGGGctcaaataatattttggTAGGATCAAAATACACAAATTTGGACCCTAAACACTGTCAAACTGCTGAGAACACTGTGAACTCTGGTAATACTGTGAACATGGGTAAGAGAAGTTTCATATTGAAGAACGAGTTGAAGGGAGATTTGCGTAAGGATTTGCGTAGTATGGACAGTATAAAGTATGTGAACAAGTTAATAGAGTACAAATTCCAGTACAAGCTCCCGGTGTTCAACGTGGTAATAATCTCAGAAATCATAGGCCTGATCCAGTTCCTACCCAATTTAATAACCCTGAAAACGCTCTACAACGACGTGGAACATAATAATCAAGTAGAAAATCCAATCTCCGGAGGAAACATCGATATGAAAAAACTCATCATGTTGTATATCAAATATGTCAACTCCAAACACTATCATAATTCCTACTACATCTACAATACCATTCTGAAGATGCTTTATAATACCCAGGGTACCAGTTCACAGGGTACTAATTCTACCAATTCTGCTGCTcctaatactaatactgttaatacGGTAAATAGTATGATTGTAGTTGAGAAGGGTGTAAAAAGTGCTGCTCCAGGTTCTGCTGGTACATCTGGTACTGTGGGAGCAGGCACCGTAAATGAGTATTACAACAGTTTAATGAGATATATAATGAAAAGGGAGGGAGTAatagaatataataaattatatgaaATGAGTAATAAGTTTAACCTAAGTTGTAGTATCTGGAACATCTTCGGATATATCATAGGACTGGGTGACAGACACACCGAAAACATCCTAATCGACGTTAAAAACGGTGATATGGTACACGTAGACTACGATTGTCTATTTGATAAGGGTTTGAAGTTACTAATTCCGGA
Above is a window of Theileria parva strain Muguga chromosome 2, complete sequence, whole genome shotgun sequence DNA encoding:
- the smg1 gene encoding Phosphatidylinositol 3- and 4-kinase family protein, with the translated sequence MLKIDNFCNFTQNNVYNYYNNYIKLHNSTLFSNLQSGTVTANNTTHTATNDNLIRNKLVKRIKKDEKDEKVVGELDLCKLKLLLLKYNNVTDDTVEGIISKLLWNNKILSEKMYKVIYYNNLYNKLNKLYNKLSIDEDKFIVNVSYEFTFYKFFYQFYLHFYIQSAITIIPILPFNTVTSCITQENKSVNSAGTAAKEKIGEEKSVKNVAKKSGKLKNKTGLTKFDEFVLGYYFGIERFKSINYELTDATDKFKYLLYDKTFIMANIQKFAYPRGKLKVNLLYRDILTVQDYLTYLTLSQQLPCDNTHNGLDCDVVSLMNLCLELNVNPQFLYNINSFNSLLNFLNTRISSGTVNKSVENNTINSAANTINNMNSMMTEKYYKIEGTGLVEVIDVDRLLFQLLISLHHNHNTNLNFILFLLHSYTQNTVNTVKCVNTVESLENVDSVKSVENVCNEEPSTEAPELCMYESNVIIYVKIFKLIYNPKYGYFFQYYLRKMMKIINSQVYDRSTQNYLKNTVTKLLNKFNSEIIDHNIYYNKKYFLLQTLQSLSSNVTEENVVEVVSVPEVYKYCYNVLIYYMNNLSYKIDDIIILTINIIIHIYTHNLLNCSNLNVENITNSAASVAAVTAAVEENNSVKNVAVVAAANTEKNVREMCLEVMERYLMNNMHIKITLYTMYKLMREFDIKIDSIDMTEIKYTRNKKIEKSIYNNIFNRSNIDFRYFVLYLIQNISPTCPRRKLYQLLDLALIYIPSLLKYIIIHILNDFILSNTCNSPNHYQNLFDPVENLFAPDVPAPIAAEENDVASGIYNLVEKLNGILLYNIENEDKDYLSLEILYYLLDYINSTTTHTVTPYSTHSTHSTHSIHSIHTVDKVNTVNKNVNSERSVNKELMRIYSVIMSSMNVERLFKCSYYIKSYTRTIHIINSITSVNLVNYTLYDDYLVDITHKYPISICKPVTSQDYLHILAQCYLHLGNHILYNYLNTVDSKLGDLTLWQLHTMDTTVNTTEANAASTNSSAIVGNTMSMSESIKLLYVSIRENNMNNYVKYIQNLSTLNLTQYLHSLYTRNKIDTDDILCSLVTRSKKLRSDNVIEIYKVYKKWDEKNAVNYILRLFNLRMYNNIIYNEVNDHQLYQFIKENLTHEIQNSGDFYYFKLFNSFLQQAYITYHNLLIPTFNSVNNIHSVNGVNSVNNVDMVQIAEENSVKIGGIEIEMLLMKYYCGLDNNLQCVIVNNILRLLSVSSNYKLYYLYSNYLYQLIINKLVNSHTITLNPNHNTDDNTINLIQINTILSSTSVVKDTVNSVNSGNSVVKDSRSVMGVDGIIGITNLYDYSNLLLHTLNIHFLTLLHYSTNATDDAVRKIREENKPNIAADDAAFASTDTKEYSIESIMIRIIYIIIRYSREGNVELERNVILSEELVTFFYKQMFTIFNHYINKIPILFYYIVINQLIGSTVHKLLNNISITVLSKLLQKYPNVVLWYITYFKYSKNNTLNSIYTKITNTGNTGNTVKISAVSRLSEVIVRYNVLYNELYKLSLNNTKQNDELKYLQNLKQFFSHTLSQSTGGTVGVVDMSKGVDCGILLPNYEILLFSNIYYNVNKEYITNILDQIITLKSKQKPKIITFITNLQGSNNILVGSKYTNLDPKHCQTAENTVNSGNTVNMGKRSFILKNELKGDLRKDLRSMDSIKYVNKLIEYKFQYKLPVFNVVIISEIIGLIQFLPNLITLKTLYNDVEHNNQVENPISGGNIDMKKLIMLYIKYVNSKHYHNSYYIYNTILKMLYNTQGTSSQGTNSTNSAAPNTNTVNTVNSMIVVEKGVKSAAPGSAGTSGTVGAGTVNEYYNSLMRYIMKREGVIEYNKLYEMSNKFNLSCSIWNIFGYIIGLGDRHTENILIDVKNGDMVHVDYDCLFDKGLKLLIPELVPFRLTPIILHNLGTNVNVCGLYYNNSLSFYEMLTTNKEIIKLILYNFILDPMIKWDNIQNKITLKLTNHINIFTTTHNNTVNKMNTTNNPGNSVNNVNNPGNSVNKMNNPGNSVNKMNNVNNVGKGEVGMEVIYINEKVNNNIYINELIKSSINKHLLSRMFVGWAPWI